The Candidatus Methylomirabilis limnetica genome has a window encoding:
- a CDS encoding thiolase family protein has translation MKEAVIVAAVRTAVGKTPRGTLSATPPTAMAATVIAGLMKRVPGLQPGEVEDVIIGCAFPEAEQGMNMARVAALRAGLPYTVAGQTVNRFCSSGLQTIAMAAERIMAGFADVIIAGGAESMSLVPMSGNTYAPDPYLAEHYPAVYISMGNSAENLAHTYQISREEQDGFALQSHLKAAAAIREGRFKDEIVPLTVVRRTFRGEGAPRIVTDEMIFDTDEGVRYDTSVEALARLQPVFHKSGTITAGNSSQTSDGAAAVLVMSQEKARQLGLTPLAVFRAFAVAGVPPDLMGIGPVEAIPKALKLAGLTLDQIDLIELNEAFAAQALAVIHELKIPTPRVNVNGGAVALGHPLGCTGAKLTATLLYEMQRRKARYGMVTMCIGGGMGAAGIFERV, from the coding sequence ATGAAAGAGGCTGTGATTGTGGCGGCGGTGAGAACGGCGGTGGGTAAGACGCCACGCGGTACGCTCAGCGCCACACCCCCTACCGCGATGGCGGCGACTGTGATTGCCGGACTCATGAAGCGGGTGCCTGGACTTCAACCTGGAGAGGTCGAGGATGTCATCATCGGCTGTGCCTTCCCGGAGGCGGAACAGGGCATGAATATGGCGAGGGTCGCGGCGCTGCGGGCAGGGTTGCCTTACACCGTTGCTGGGCAGACCGTAAACCGCTTCTGCTCTTCCGGGCTCCAGACCATCGCTATGGCGGCCGAGCGGATCATGGCCGGCTTTGCCGACGTGATCATTGCCGGCGGAGCAGAGAGCATGAGCCTGGTCCCGATGAGCGGGAATACATACGCGCCCGACCCCTACCTCGCGGAGCACTATCCGGCTGTCTACATCTCGATGGGAAACAGCGCCGAAAATCTTGCCCACACGTATCAGATAAGCCGAGAGGAGCAGGATGGCTTTGCCCTGCAGAGCCACCTCAAGGCCGCCGCCGCCATCAGGGAGGGACGATTTAAGGACGAGATCGTCCCGCTCACCGTTGTGAGGAGGACATTCCGTGGGGAGGGTGCGCCACGCATCGTCACCGATGAGATGATCTTCGACACCGACGAGGGGGTCCGGTACGATACCTCTGTCGAGGCGCTCGCCAGGCTCCAGCCGGTCTTCCACAAGAGCGGTACCATTACCGCCGGCAACTCGTCCCAGACCAGCGACGGCGCGGCCGCGGTTTTAGTCATGTCGCAGGAGAAGGCGCGCCAGTTGGGGCTCACGCCGCTCGCGGTCTTCAGGGCGTTCGCCGTCGCAGGCGTGCCGCCGGATCTCATGGGGATCGGACCGGTCGAGGCGATTCCTAAGGCGCTCAAGCTGGCGGGACTCACCCTTGACCAGATCGACCTGATCGAGCTAAATGAGGCGTTCGCCGCCCAGGCTCTTGCCGTCATCCACGAGCTGAAGATCCCTACCCCTCGGGTGAACGTCAACGGCGGCGCCGTCGCCCTGGGTCATCCCCTCGGCTGCACCGGCGCGAAACTGACGGCGACGCTGTTGTATGAAATGCAGCGACGAAAAGCCCGCTACGGAATGGTCACGATGTGCATAGGCGGAGGCATGGGGGCTGCGGGCATATTCGAAAGGGTCTAG
- a CDS encoding MoaD/ThiS family protein, translated as MKVRVRCFAAVREIVGVGELIVDLPEGAALIQLISQLGSQFPRLQALTGSLLFSVNREYASTDKRLAEGDEVALIPPVSGGTDV; from the coding sequence ATGAAGGTTCGAGTGCGATGTTTCGCGGCCGTTCGTGAGATTGTCGGGGTCGGCGAGCTGATCGTTGATCTGCCGGAGGGGGCCGCGCTGATTCAGCTCATAAGCCAGCTTGGATCCCAGTTCCCGAGGTTGCAGGCGCTCACTGGATCGCTCCTGTTTTCAGTTAATCGAGAGTACGCTTCTACTGATAAGAGGTTGGCAGAGGGGGATGAAGTTGCGTTAATCCCCCCTGTGAGTGGGGGAACCGATGTTTGA
- a CDS encoding molybdenum cofactor biosynthesis protein MoaE, translated as MFEITDQPLSLEPLVNAVKRSSSGAVATFLGVVREQTRGRQVRYLEYEAYREMAIPKMREIVEEIHQKWKVDEVAMMHRIGHLQVGEASVAIAVSAPHRHEALAACAYAIDRLKEIVPIWKKEVWTDGEEWVGPGTCEHH; from the coding sequence ATGTTTGAAATCACCGATCAGCCGCTCTCGCTGGAGCCGCTCGTGAATGCCGTGAAGCGGTCGAGCTCTGGGGCCGTCGCAACCTTCCTCGGCGTGGTGCGAGAGCAGACGCGGGGTCGACAGGTCCGCTACTTAGAGTATGAAGCCTACCGGGAGATGGCGATTCCCAAGATGCGCGAGATCGTCGAAGAGATCCACCAGAAATGGAAGGTGGACGAGGTCGCCATGATGCACCGGATCGGCCATCTACAGGTCGGGGAGGCGAGCGTGGCCATCGCCGTGTCTGCCCCCCACCGTCACGAGGCGCTCGCCGCCTGCGCCTACGCGATCGACCGCCTTAAAGAGATTGTACCGATCTGGAAAAAGGAGGTCTGGACGGATGGTGAGGAGTGGGTCGGCCCCGGAACCTGCGAGCACCACTGA
- a CDS encoding tetratricopeptide repeat protein encodes MTRKQPRITAKPPSEAIGMKILAGSNKERALALAQLIEDLLDDLGYTDFHPKLSAIRLTIDLKARHRSSAHRLHCYGCTIPHEVRLEELQGVHRRYMQARRQDKDLIGIFFSVSGFHPTARNWFSRLDAAARGDYHLFGVDKMCVLLRRAKLIASSDHIVHTIEGRVMARPGAGNLVLMAGRFYWIFRIESKRGAAYAALDAYGSPVSPRVAISIKRLDGSLKGKRGLNLQAMEKVLLALAESGQKNIEFLSRDTKEPLSDLREVMQELLDEGFLITEPAGLPRWRFNRYSIKPEFDIFLNLARQFLDGSQRFKFLRSNFAVQMLVAGLLPYLEGRFHLKLSEEERSWLPKFLAVSPSALSYALFAPIDELLSISDELERRPLSSLEKDRLRSQHLSTLYSTLLLRYASDVQDSRFDELLRHKGVRGHLYRITAKAASDEELFFSIKGESYLTLAVPPATGIAAQKGVGTPSSLNSDTILSNGKALMHIQEFDCAIELFDRAIKELTDPSKLLKAWHCKGSCLLSQKRHSTAITCFNEALRYDSNFKEAWLHKATCLKELGDSSGAVRCARRAMEIDPAYKEARNFLKNT; translated from the coding sequence GTGACACGAAAACAGCCAAGGATTACAGCAAAACCGCCTTCTGAGGCGATCGGTATGAAGATCCTGGCTGGATCTAACAAAGAGAGGGCGCTCGCCTTAGCGCAGCTCATAGAGGACCTCCTCGACGATCTCGGCTATACCGATTTTCACCCTAAGCTTTCCGCAATACGTCTTACCATCGATCTGAAGGCACGCCACCGTTCCAGCGCTCACCGCCTGCACTGCTATGGGTGTACAATCCCTCACGAGGTTCGCCTGGAGGAACTGCAGGGAGTACATAGACGCTATATGCAGGCGCGGCGCCAGGATAAGGACCTTATTGGTATCTTCTTCTCCGTTTCCGGTTTCCACCCAACCGCCCGAAACTGGTTTTCACGTCTTGATGCCGCGGCGAGGGGTGACTATCACCTGTTCGGGGTTGACAAGATGTGTGTCCTGCTTCGGCGTGCAAAGCTAATCGCTTCCTCCGATCACATCGTCCACACGATCGAGGGCCGGGTTATGGCAAGACCTGGGGCAGGGAACCTCGTCTTAATGGCGGGAAGGTTCTACTGGATTTTTCGAATTGAGTCCAAAAGAGGGGCTGCATACGCGGCTCTTGATGCCTACGGATCACCGGTCTCCCCTCGCGTGGCCATCTCCATCAAACGGCTAGATGGCTCCTTGAAGGGAAAGCGCGGCCTGAACCTGCAAGCCATGGAAAAGGTCCTCCTTGCCCTGGCAGAGTCCGGGCAAAAGAACATCGAGTTCCTGTCGCGGGATACCAAAGAACCCCTAAGCGATCTTCGGGAGGTGATGCAGGAGCTTCTCGATGAAGGGTTCCTCATCACAGAGCCTGCCGGTCTGCCGCGGTGGCGGTTTAATCGTTATTCCATCAAGCCAGAATTCGATATCTTCCTCAACCTGGCCCGCCAGTTCCTGGATGGATCTCAGCGATTCAAGTTCCTCCGCTCGAACTTTGCGGTCCAGATGTTAGTGGCTGGACTGCTTCCCTATTTGGAGGGACGCTTTCACCTGAAACTCTCTGAGGAGGAGAGGTCCTGGCTTCCAAAGTTTCTGGCGGTCTCCCCCTCAGCCCTTTCCTACGCCCTATTTGCACCAATAGATGAGCTTCTCTCTATCTCGGACGAGCTGGAACGCCGCCCCCTGTCAAGCCTGGAGAAGGACCGACTCCGGAGCCAACACCTCAGCACTCTCTACTCCACCCTGCTTCTCCGATACGCAAGCGACGTGCAGGATAGCCGATTCGATGAGCTGCTCCGCCATAAAGGGGTAAGGGGTCACCTCTATCGGATAACGGCCAAAGCGGCCAGCGATGAGGAGCTGTTTTTCTCCATAAAGGGTGAATCGTATCTCACTCTTGCCGTGCCACCAGCCACAGGGATCGCTGCCCAAAAGGGGGTTGGAACCCCCAGCTCTCTCAACAGCGATACCATTCTGAGTAACGGCAAGGCCCTGATGCACATACAAGAGTTCGACTGTGCGATTGAGCTGTTCGACCGCGCGATCAAAGAGCTGACGGACCCGAGCAAGCTCCTGAAGGCATGGCACTGCAAGGGGTCATGCCTCTTGAGCCAGAAACGTCACTCCACCGCGATCACCTGCTTCAATGAGGCGCTCCGCTACGACAGCAATTTCAAGGAGGCATGGCTCCATAAGGCTACCTGCCTGAAGGAATTAGGCGATAGTAGTGGAGCCGTTCGTTGCGCCAGGCGAGCTATGGAGATCGATCCCGCCTACAAAGAAGCGCGAAACTTCTTAAAGAATACGTAA
- a CDS encoding acyl-CoA dehydrogenase family protein gives MTTAKNELVAGGSFLIRETPPQEVFTPEDLSEEQQMMRKLTQEFIEAEVKPKAEQIEHQDWDLTLTLFKKAGELGLLSVDIPTKYGGLGLDLITSTVIAEQMIEGGSFAISVLDHSGIGSLPIAWFGNAEQKARYLSLLATGAKIGSYALTEPGSGSDALSAKTKALLSPDGKSYILNGTKQFITNAGFADLYITYAKVDGDKFTAFIIDKDTPGVSLGPEEKKMGIKGTSTRSVILENARVPVENLLYEIGKGHKVAFDLLNIGRLKLGAGCLGLCKLALREAVRYAKQRTQFGQPIASFGLIQKKLAEMAIRTYVTESMVYRTAGLIERNISGIDQEDERAGIETAKGVEEYAVECSINKVYASEALDYVADETVQIFGGYGYIAGYPAERIYRDARVNRLFEGTNEINRLLIPTTLFRRTLQGRLPLFVATQKLMADLLAYSPSQEEAPKGHLGEQIRMLQLAKKIALMVSGAVVQKYRERLADEQEILGVLSDLVIELFAMESALLRTLKSVERDGEGAVESKSDMVKVYMSDAFARIDLLAKEGLASMEEGDTLWTQLSALKKLTRYTPSNTTRLRRAIARRIIEAEDYRV, from the coding sequence ATGACTACGGCAAAGAATGAGCTCGTTGCGGGCGGTAGCTTTCTCATCCGCGAGACACCTCCTCAGGAGGTCTTTACGCCTGAAGATCTGAGCGAGGAACAGCAGATGATGCGGAAGCTGACACAGGAGTTCATCGAGGCCGAGGTCAAGCCTAAAGCCGAGCAGATCGAGCACCAGGACTGGGACCTTACGCTCACCCTCTTCAAGAAGGCTGGGGAGTTGGGGCTACTGTCGGTGGATATCCCGACCAAGTACGGCGGCTTGGGGCTGGATCTGATCACCTCCACGGTCATTGCTGAACAGATGATTGAGGGTGGCTCCTTTGCCATCTCGGTCTTGGACCACTCGGGAATCGGATCGCTCCCGATCGCCTGGTTCGGCAATGCCGAGCAGAAGGCCCGCTACCTGTCCCTGCTCGCCACCGGCGCAAAGATCGGCTCCTATGCGCTCACGGAGCCGGGCTCCGGCTCTGATGCGCTCAGCGCCAAAACGAAGGCGCTCCTCTCGCCTGACGGAAAGTCCTACATCCTGAACGGCACGAAACAGTTCATTACGAACGCCGGCTTTGCCGATCTGTACATTACCTACGCCAAGGTGGACGGCGACAAGTTCACAGCCTTCATCATCGACAAGGACACGCCCGGCGTCAGCCTGGGACCGGAAGAGAAAAAGATGGGGATCAAGGGAACCTCCACCAGGAGCGTGATCCTGGAGAATGCGAGGGTCCCCGTGGAGAACCTCCTCTATGAAATCGGCAAGGGACACAAGGTCGCCTTCGACCTGTTGAACATTGGCCGGCTCAAGCTCGGAGCCGGCTGCCTGGGTCTCTGCAAGCTGGCCCTGCGCGAGGCGGTCAGATACGCGAAGCAGCGCACACAATTCGGACAACCTATCGCCTCCTTCGGCCTCATCCAGAAAAAGCTGGCCGAGATGGCGATTCGGACCTATGTCACCGAGTCGATGGTCTATCGGACTGCCGGCCTGATCGAGCGGAACATATCAGGTATCGACCAGGAAGACGAGCGGGCGGGGATCGAGACCGCCAAGGGGGTTGAGGAGTACGCCGTTGAGTGCTCAATCAACAAGGTCTATGCCTCCGAGGCCCTCGATTACGTCGCTGACGAGACCGTCCAGATCTTCGGCGGCTACGGCTACATCGCGGGCTATCCGGCCGAGCGGATCTATCGGGATGCCAGGGTCAACCGACTCTTCGAGGGAACCAACGAGATCAACCGATTGTTGATTCCTACGACGCTTTTCCGGCGAACGCTGCAGGGACGCCTGCCACTCTTCGTTGCGACTCAGAAGTTGATGGCTGACCTGCTCGCGTACAGCCCGAGTCAAGAGGAGGCGCCCAAGGGTCACCTTGGTGAGCAGATCCGGATGCTCCAGCTAGCAAAGAAGATCGCGTTGATGGTCTCTGGAGCCGTCGTCCAGAAGTATCGCGAGCGGCTTGCAGACGAGCAGGAGATCCTGGGGGTACTGAGCGATCTGGTGATCGAGCTGTTTGCCATGGAGAGCGCGCTGCTCCGCACGCTGAAATCGGTAGAGCGAGATGGGGAGGGCGCGGTAGAATCGAAATCGGATATGGTCAAGGTCTATATGAGCGACGCCTTCGCCCGGATCGACTTACTGGCCAAGGAGGGCCTGGCCTCGATGGAGGAGGGTGATACGCTCTGGACTCAGCTCAGCGCCCTGAAGAAGTTGACCCGTTACACACCCAGCAACACTACCCGCCTGCGAAGGGCCATCGCCAGACGCATCATCGAGGCAGAGGACTATCGGGTCTGA